A part of Syntrophales bacterium genomic DNA contains:
- the rpsL gene encoding 30S ribosomal protein S12: MPTINQLVRKGRTKVVKKSTTPALAGCPQRRGVCVRVYTTTPKKPNSALRKVARVRLTSGYEVTAYIPGIGHNLQEHSVVLVRGGRVKDLPGVRYHIIRGALDAVGVQDRRQGRSKYGTKKPR, translated from the coding sequence ATGCCTACAATAAATCAGTTGGTTCGTAAGGGGCGCACAAAGGTTGTTAAGAAGTCTACCACACCGGCTCTCGCAGGGTGTCCGCAGCGTCGAGGGGTGTGTGTGCGGGTTTACACAACGACTCCGAAGAAGCCTAACTCGGCGTTACGTAAGGTAGCTAGGGTGCGTCTGACGAGTGGATATGAAGTTACGGCCTACATACCCGGTATTGGCCATAATCTACAGGAACATTCTGTTGTGCTGGTACGCGGTGGTAGGGTAAAGGATCTTCCGGGAGTGAGGTATCATATAATTAGGGGAGCACTTGATGCTGTTGGGGTTCAAGATAGGAGGCAGGGTAGGTCAAAATACGGTACCAAGAAGCCAAGGTGA
- the rpsG gene encoding 30S ribosomal protein S7 — translation MPRKRVVVKRDIAPDPKFKSKLVAKFINCLMRDGKKSIAEKILYGAFELLEKRAKEPPLQVFERAIENVKPLIEVKSRRVGGATYQVPTEVPSNRRLSLSIRWIIHSARERSEKSMIEKLAAELLDAANGRGAAIKKRENVHKMAEANKAFAHFRF, via the coding sequence ATGCCTAGGAAAAGAGTGGTTGTCAAAAGAGATATAGCGCCTGACCCAAAGTTTAAGAGCAAGCTTGTGGCGAAATTTATAAACTGTTTGATGAGGGATGGGAAAAAGAGTATAGCAGAGAAGATCCTTTATGGGGCGTTTGAGCTCCTGGAGAAGAGGGCTAAGGAACCTCCGCTTCAGGTTTTCGAAAGGGCTATAGAGAATGTGAAGCCTTTGATCGAGGTAAAATCGAGGAGAGTGGGGGGTGCCACGTATCAGGTTCCCACGGAAGTACCTTCCAATAGAAGGCTTTCGTTGAGTATACGTTGGATCATTCATAGTGCCCGTGAGAGATCTGAGAAAAGCATGATTGAGAAATTGGCAGCGGAACTTTTGGATGCAGCGAATGGACGGGGAGCGGCTATTAAGAAAAGAGAAAATGTGCACAAAATGGCGGAGGCCAATAAAGCATTTGCGCATTTTAGATTTTAA
- the tuf gene encoding elongation factor Tu — translation MAKKKFERTKPHVNVGTIGHVDHGKTTLTSAITKHLSKKGLAEYRPFDSIDNAPEEKERGVTINICHVEYETAKRHYAHVDCPGHADYIKNMISGAAHMDGAILVVAASDGPMPQTREHILLARQVQVPYIVVFLNKIDLVDDPELLDLVELELRELLSKYEFPGDEIPIIRGSALKALESDDPDSEEAKCIWELLDAIDNYIPEPVRVLDKPFLMPIGDVFSISGRGTVVTGRVERGTIRVGDEVEVVGFRPTFKTVCTGVEMFRKTLDEGRAGDDIGVLLRGTKREEVERGQVVAKPGSITPHTKFKAQVYVLTKEEGGRHTPFFTGYRPQFYFRTTDVTGVVRLPEGVEMVMPGDNVELEIELITPIAMEEQLRFAIREGGRTVGAGVVSKILD, via the coding sequence ATGGCTAAGAAAAAATTTGAAAGAACGAAACCGCATGTGAATGTCGGTACAATTGGCCATGTGGACCACGGAAAGACAACGTTAACAAGTGCGATTACAAAACATTTGTCTAAGAAGGGACTTGCCGAGTATCGGCCCTTTGATTCCATTGACAACGCTCCGGAAGAGAAAGAGCGGGGTGTGACGATTAATATTTGTCACGTGGAATACGAGACGGCCAAACGGCATTACGCTCACGTTGATTGTCCTGGCCATGCCGACTACATCAAAAACATGATTTCTGGGGCCGCCCATATGGATGGAGCTATTCTAGTTGTAGCAGCATCTGATGGACCGATGCCTCAGACAAGGGAGCATATTCTTCTTGCGCGGCAGGTGCAGGTACCTTATATTGTAGTTTTTTTGAATAAAATTGATCTTGTGGATGATCCGGAACTTCTTGATCTTGTGGAATTGGAACTCCGGGAGTTGTTGAGCAAGTATGAATTTCCGGGTGACGAGATTCCTATAATTAGAGGTTCTGCGCTGAAGGCTTTGGAATCCGATGATCCTGATTCTGAAGAGGCGAAATGTATTTGGGAACTTTTAGATGCAATAGATAATTACATTCCTGAGCCTGTGAGAGTGTTGGACAAACCATTCCTCATGCCCATCGGTGATGTTTTTAGTATTTCCGGAAGAGGTACGGTGGTGACTGGTAGGGTGGAAAGAGGTACCATTAGAGTAGGCGATGAAGTAGAGGTTGTAGGTTTCCGGCCTACTTTCAAGACGGTATGCACCGGTGTGGAAATGTTCCGGAAAACTCTCGATGAGGGACGGGCTGGAGACGATATAGGAGTCCTTTTGAGGGGTACCAAAAGGGAAGAAGTAGAAAGAGGTCAGGTGGTTGCAAAGCCGGGTTCCATTACACCCCATACGAAATTTAAGGCGCAAGTCTACGTGTTGACTAAGGAGGAAGGGGGGCGTCATACGCCTTTCTTTACCGGGTATCGACCTCAGTTTTACTTCAGAACAACTGACGTCACAGGTGTCGTTCGATTGCCGGAAGGTGTGGAGATGGTAATGCCTGGTGATAATGTGGAATTAGAGATAGAGCTAATAACACCCATTGCAATGGAAGAGCAGCTCAGGTTTGCAATTAGAGAGGGTGGTAGAACAGTTGGTGCAGGTGTGGTTAGTAAGATTCTTGATTGA
- the rpsJ gene encoding 30S ribosomal protein S10, which produces MKDQRIRIRLKAYDHKLLDRSVQEIVETARQTGARVAGPVPLPTEINRFCVNRSPHVDKKSREQFEIRTHKRLIDIIEPTQATIDALMKLDLAAGVDVEIKL; this is translated from the coding sequence ATGAAGGATCAGAGGATAAGAATAAGACTAAAGGCGTACGATCATAAATTGTTGGATCGTTCGGTGCAGGAGATTGTGGAGACAGCGAGGCAAACGGGTGCCCGTGTGGCAGGACCTGTGCCCCTGCCAACGGAGATCAATAGATTCTGTGTGAATCGTTCGCCACATGTGGACAAAAAGTCGCGGGAGCAGTTTGAGATACGGACTCACAAGAGGCTTATCGATATTATCGAACCAACACAGGCCACAATAGACGCCCTGATGAAGCTGGATTTGGCTGCGGGCGTGGATGTAGAGATTAAGTTATAG
- the rplC gene encoding 50S ribosomal protein L3, translated as MGKGLIGRKLGMTQIFDEEGTAIPVTVIEVEPSVVIQIKTKEKDGYDALQLGYERVKKKVLTKPQIGHFDKVGKGYFRYLREIRCDVSGYEVGSEIRVDIFRPGEYVDVTGISKGRGFAGGVKRHGFRGGRASHGSMFHRAPGSIGSSSFPSRVFPGKRLPGHMGCERRTVQNLRVVAVRPEDNVLLVKGAVPGAPRGILLIRESVKRRSS; from the coding sequence ATGGGAAAAGGATTGATAGGTAGAAAACTGGGGATGACGCAGATATTTGATGAGGAAGGCACCGCTATTCCCGTCACTGTTATTGAGGTGGAGCCTTCTGTGGTTATTCAAATAAAGACCAAAGAAAAGGATGGTTACGATGCTCTACAGCTGGGGTATGAGAGGGTGAAGAAGAAGGTCCTGACAAAACCACAGATTGGTCATTTTGACAAAGTGGGGAAGGGTTACTTCAGGTACCTCAGGGAGATAAGGTGTGATGTATCTGGGTACGAGGTTGGTTCTGAAATTCGTGTTGATATATTTAGACCCGGTGAGTACGTTGATGTGACGGGTATATCAAAGGGAAGGGGATTTGCCGGTGGTGTTAAACGTCATGGGTTCCGAGGCGGTAGGGCATCCCATGGATCCATGTTTCACCGGGCACCGGGTTCCATTGGATCCAGTTCTTTTCCATCCAGGGTTTTTCCTGGCAAAAGACTTCCAGGGCATATGGGTTGTGAGAGAAGGACGGTGCAAAATTTACGGGTAGTGGCTGTCAGACCGGAGGATAATGTTCTGCTTGTCAAAGGAGCTGTGCCTGGAGCGCCCCGCGGTATTCTGTTGATAAGGGAATCGGTGAAGAGAAGGTCATCATAA
- the rplD gene encoding 50S ribosomal protein L4, with protein MPVAPVYNINHEKVKDIELSDQIFGAEINEAVIYEVVKMQQACKRKGTASTKERGEVSGGGRKPWRQKGTGRARVGTIRSPLWRHGGTVFGPKPRDYSYRVPKKVRRLALISALSMKFKEDRMIILDDFPLDEIKTRKFREVIDRFGLDKALIVVDGDRPVLDKSSRNLRNVKMLRAEGLNVYDLLKFDHVVFLEPAVKIVEGVLQK; from the coding sequence ATGCCAGTTGCGCCGGTATACAACATAAACCACGAAAAGGTAAAGGACATAGAGCTCAGCGATCAGATATTCGGGGCTGAGATTAATGAGGCAGTTATTTATGAAGTTGTGAAGATGCAACAGGCATGCAAGCGAAAAGGGACAGCTTCAACAAAGGAGCGGGGAGAGGTCTCCGGTGGGGGGAGAAAACCGTGGAGGCAGAAAGGTACGGGAAGAGCCCGAGTCGGAACGATTCGTTCTCCATTGTGGAGGCATGGTGGTACAGTGTTTGGGCCCAAACCCAGGGATTATTCCTATAGAGTTCCCAAAAAGGTGAGGCGGTTGGCATTGATTTCCGCATTAAGTATGAAATTTAAAGAAGATCGCATGATAATTCTGGATGATTTTCCATTGGATGAGATTAAGACCCGCAAGTTCAGAGAAGTTATAGATAGGTTTGGTCTTGATAAGGCACTAATCGTTGTTGATGGAGATCGTCCAGTTCTTGATAAGTCCTCAAGAAACTTAAGAAATGTGAAAATGTTAAGGGCTGAGGGTTTGAATGTATATGATCTTTTAAAATTTGATCACGTTGTTTTTCTGGAACCTGCAGTGAAGATTGTGGAAGGGGTGTTGCAGAAGTAA
- the rplW gene encoding 50S ribosomal protein L23 codes for MEIHDVIKRVVVTEKSTIQKDEENKYVFEVDRRANKIEIARAVEKLFKVKVVDVHTMNYQGKKKRLGRIVGERRSWKKAIVTLAPGNRIEIFEGV; via the coding sequence ATGGAAATTCATGATGTTATAAAAAGAGTGGTTGTGACTGAGAAAAGTACTATCCAAAAAGATGAGGAAAATAAGTACGTTTTTGAAGTGGATCGCCGGGCGAATAAGATAGAGATCGCAAGAGCTGTAGAAAAGTTGTTTAAGGTTAAGGTGGTCGATGTGCACACTATGAATTACCAGGGTAAGAAAAAAAGACTGGGAAGAATTGTAGGCGAAAGGCGATCCTGGAAAAAAGCAATAGTTACCCTTGCTCCAGGTAATCGTATAGAGATATTCGAAGGTGTTTGA
- the rplB gene encoding 50S ribosomal protein L2, whose translation MGIKAYKPTSPGRRFQTCSDFEEITKSEPEKSLLRPLPKTGGRNNYGRMTCRHMGGGHKRLYRVIDFKRDKVSIPARVASIEYDPNRSCRIALLNYVDGEKRYIIAPDKLQVGDVVESGENVDIKPGNALPLKNIPLGTLIHNVELRPGKGGQLIRSAGSFGQLLAKEGRYAQVRLPSGEVRKVLLECRATIGQVGNVEHENVSIGKAGRSRWLGIRPRVRGVAMNPVDHPMGGGEGKTSGGRHPCTPWGVPTKGYKTRRKKLSDKYIVKRRR comes from the coding sequence ATGGGTATTAAAGCGTATAAGCCAACGTCGCCAGGAAGGCGTTTTCAAACCTGTTCTGATTTTGAAGAGATTACAAAAAGTGAGCCGGAGAAGAGTCTGCTGAGGCCGCTTCCCAAAACAGGAGGAAGAAACAACTACGGGCGTATGACTTGTCGTCATATGGGTGGCGGTCATAAAAGGCTTTACAGGGTTATAGACTTTAAAAGGGATAAGGTGAGTATTCCGGCAAGAGTGGCCAGTATTGAGTATGACCCGAACCGGAGTTGTAGAATTGCCCTTCTCAATTACGTAGACGGGGAAAAAAGATATATAATTGCTCCTGACAAGCTTCAGGTGGGAGATGTAGTCGAAAGCGGCGAGAATGTTGATATAAAACCCGGCAATGCCTTGCCACTTAAAAACATCCCACTGGGAACTCTTATACATAATGTTGAGTTGAGACCTGGTAAAGGTGGTCAGCTTATAAGATCAGCAGGTTCGTTTGGGCAACTGCTGGCAAAAGAGGGTAGATACGCTCAGGTGCGTTTGCCATCGGGAGAGGTTCGAAAAGTGCTTCTGGAATGTCGGGCTACAATAGGTCAAGTTGGGAACGTTGAACACGAAAACGTGAGTATCGGGAAGGCCGGTAGAAGTCGATGGTTGGGTATAAGACCTAGAGTCCGCGGAGTAGCGATGAACCCGGTGGACCATCCCATGGGTGGGGGTGAGGGTAAAACTTCTGGTGGTCGACATCCTTGTACTCCATGGGGAGTTCCTACGAAGGGTTACAAGACAAGAAGGAAAAAATTGTCTGATAAGTACATTGTAAAGAGAAGGAGATAA
- the rpsS gene encoding 30S ribosomal protein S19 — MARSVKKGPYVDPKLLEKIRKMETSGSKAVIKTWSRRSTIVPEMIGYTFAVHNGKKFIPVFVTENMVGHKLGEFAPTRTFYGHAGDKKSKVRK, encoded by the coding sequence GTGGCACGTTCGGTTAAAAAAGGCCCTTACGTTGATCCTAAACTTTTGGAGAAAATTCGCAAAATGGAAACGTCTGGGAGTAAAGCGGTAATTAAGACCTGGTCGAGAAGATCGACAATCGTGCCTGAAATGATAGGTTATACTTTTGCCGTGCATAATGGAAAAAAATTTATACCTGTTTTTGTGACAGAAAATATGGTTGGGCATAAGCTAGGGGAATTTGCACCTACGAGGACCTTTTATGGGCATGCGGGAGATAAAAAATCAAAGGTTCGGAAATAG
- the rplV gene encoding 50S ribosomal protein L22, translating to MEARAVARYVRVSPQKARLVIDLIRGKRVEEAQRILTFTRKRVAPIIKKLLNSAVSNAKQNPNIDKDILFVKEAYVDQGPTLKRWRARALGRAVAIRKRTSHITIVLDELQ from the coding sequence ATGGAAGCGAGGGCAGTTGCGCGATATGTTAGGGTTTCGCCACAAAAGGCGCGACTCGTGATAGACTTGATTAGGGGTAAGCGGGTTGAGGAGGCCCAGCGGATACTTACCTTTACCAGAAAACGGGTAGCACCGATTATAAAGAAACTGTTAAATTCTGCTGTTTCTAATGCTAAGCAGAACCCTAACATAGACAAGGATATACTGTTTGTTAAGGAGGCTTATGTTGATCAAGGTCCTACTCTTAAAAGATGGAGAGCTAGGGCTCTTGGAAGGGCAGTGGCTATTAGAAAGAGGACAAGTCACATCACAATAGTGTTGGACGAGTTGCAATAA
- the rpsC gene encoding 30S ribosomal protein S3, with protein sequence MGQKVHPIGFRLGFIKRWQSLWYAERNYADLLHEDIRIRSHLKQKLYHAGISRIEIERAANKAKVNIYTARPGIIIGRKGAEIERIKKELERISQSEIIINILEVRKPEVDAQLVAENVAMQLERRISFRRAMKKCVSAALKFGAKGIKICCSGRLGGAEIARSEWYREGRVPLHTLRADIDYGFAEARTTYGQIGVKVWIFHGEVLPSRAEAVIKQR encoded by the coding sequence TTGGGTCAGAAGGTTCATCCCATTGGTTTTCGATTGGGTTTTATAAAACGATGGCAGTCGTTGTGGTATGCGGAACGAAATTATGCTGATTTGCTGCACGAGGATATTAGGATAAGGTCTCATCTGAAACAAAAACTCTATCATGCTGGTATTTCTAGGATTGAAATAGAGAGGGCTGCCAATAAGGCTAAGGTAAACATATATACTGCTCGTCCGGGTATCATAATTGGAAGGAAAGGTGCGGAGATTGAAAGAATAAAAAAGGAATTGGAAAGGATAAGCCAAAGCGAAATTATAATTAACATATTGGAAGTTAGAAAACCTGAAGTAGATGCACAGTTGGTGGCAGAGAACGTAGCCATGCAGTTGGAACGGCGAATCTCGTTTCGAAGGGCAATGAAGAAGTGTGTAAGCGCTGCGCTTAAATTCGGTGCTAAAGGTATAAAGATCTGTTGTTCGGGGCGACTTGGTGGTGCGGAAATCGCTCGGTCGGAGTGGTATCGGGAAGGACGCGTACCTCTTCATACTTTGAGAGCGGATATCGATTACGGATTTGCGGAAGCGAGGACAACATACGGACAAATTGGGGTTAAAGTTTGGATTTTCCACGGGGAAGTGTTGCCTTCAAGGGCTGAAGCAGTAATTAAACAGCGTTAG
- the rplP gene encoding 50S ribosomal protein L16: MLAPKRVKYRKVQRGRMGGKAIRGSTIAFGEYGLQALECGWITSQQIEAARIAITRHMKRGGKVWIRIFPHKPITRKPAETRMGKGKGSPEGWVAVVRPGTVLYEVKGVPKDVAQEALRLASHKLPIKTRFMTRGLSDEG; encoded by the coding sequence ATGTTGGCTCCAAAAAGGGTTAAGTATAGGAAAGTACAGCGGGGTCGAATGGGAGGAAAAGCCATTCGTGGTAGTACTATTGCCTTTGGTGAGTATGGTCTTCAGGCGTTAGAATGCGGATGGATCACATCTCAGCAGATAGAGGCGGCCCGTATTGCGATAACCCGGCACATGAAGAGGGGTGGAAAGGTGTGGATTAGAATATTTCCTCACAAGCCAATCACAAGAAAACCTGCGGAAACCCGTATGGGTAAAGGAAAGGGTTCTCCTGAGGGTTGGGTGGCTGTAGTGAGACCAGGAACCGTTCTTTATGAGGTTAAAGGGGTGCCTAAGGATGTCGCACAGGAGGCTTTACGCTTGGCGTCTCATAAACTGCCGATTAAAACTCGTTTCATGACGAGAGGTTTGTCCGATGAAGGCTGA
- the rpmC gene encoding 50S ribosomal protein L29, whose amino-acid sequence MKADELRELANDELQRKERELREELFRLRLRKHTGQLTSPALIGKIRRDIARIKTVLRERGIK is encoded by the coding sequence ATGAAGGCTGATGAGTTGAGGGAACTCGCTAACGATGAGCTCCAGCGCAAAGAACGGGAGCTCAGGGAAGAGTTATTCAGACTTCGTTTACGTAAACACACTGGTCAACTTACCTCTCCGGCCCTCATTGGCAAGATCCGTCGGGATATTGCGCGGATCAAAACGGTGTTACGGGAAAGGGGGATAAAGTAG
- the rpsQ gene encoding 30S ribosomal protein S17, whose protein sequence is METRGKRKTLQGVVVSNKMDKTIVVKVERLTKHPVFHKYVRRYKKYKAHDEKNECNIGDRVLIVESRPLSKEKRWRLRAILEKAK, encoded by the coding sequence GTGGAAACAAGGGGTAAGCGAAAAACATTGCAGGGTGTGGTTGTTAGCAACAAGATGGATAAGACCATTGTGGTGAAAGTTGAACGGCTTACGAAGCACCCTGTATTTCATAAATACGTTCGACGTTATAAGAAGTATAAGGCCCATGATGAGAAAAATGAGTGTAACATTGGGGATAGGGTGCTCATTGTGGAATCGCGACCCTTAAGTAAAGAGAAACGTTGGCGACTCCGTGCTATTCTCGAAAAAGCGAAGTAA
- the rplN gene encoding 50S ribosomal protein L14, protein MIQMQTILNVADNSGATKVMCIKVLGGTRRRYARVGDVIVVSVKEALPNSKVKKGDVMKAVVVRTVKEVRRADGTYLKFDDNSAVLISNQLDPIGTRIFGPVARELRAKQFMKIVSLAPEVI, encoded by the coding sequence ATGATTCAAATGCAGACTATTCTCAACGTTGCTGATAATTCTGGTGCCACGAAGGTAATGTGTATTAAGGTGCTTGGTGGGACCAGGAGAAGATATGCTCGTGTGGGAGATGTTATCGTGGTATCAGTTAAGGAGGCGCTTCCTAATTCGAAGGTAAAAAAGGGTGATGTAATGAAAGCAGTTGTGGTACGCACAGTTAAGGAAGTTCGCCGTGCTGATGGTACTTATCTCAAGTTTGACGATAATTCCGCGGTATTGATATCGAATCAATTGGATCCAATTGGTACGAGGATTTTTGGACCGGTGGCGCGGGAGCTTAGGGCCAAGCAATTTATGAAGATAGTTTCTTTAGCTCCAGAGGTGATATGA
- the rplX gene encoding 50S ribosomal protein L24, whose product MRVTKLKKGDMVKVLAGKEKGKTGKILKVIPEKCRVIVEKVNIVKKHKRPDVHGKGGILEKEASIHLSNVAYLCSKCNTGVRIGYKVLEDGKKVRICKKCNEVLDT is encoded by the coding sequence ATGCGTGTGACAAAGTTGAAGAAAGGGGATATGGTGAAGGTTCTCGCTGGTAAGGAAAAGGGTAAAACGGGAAAAATTCTAAAGGTGATACCGGAGAAGTGCCGAGTGATAGTGGAAAAGGTAAATATTGTTAAGAAGCACAAACGTCCGGATGTTCATGGAAAAGGCGGGATTTTGGAGAAGGAGGCATCTATTCACCTGTCGAATGTGGCCTACTTGTGTAGTAAGTGTAATACAGGAGTTCGTATAGGGTATAAGGTACTGGAGGACGGCAAAAAGGTTCGTATCTGTAAAAAATGTAACGAAGTTTTGGATACATAG
- the rplE gene encoding 50S ribosomal protein L5, which yields MARLKEYYRREVVPALIKKFGYKNPMEVPRLEKIVINMGLGEAIQNPKVLDIASQELASITGQKPIITKAKKSISTFKLRKGMSIGCCVTLRRDRMYEFFDRLVNFSLPRVRDFRGISPRSFDGRGSFAMGIREQIIFPEIDYDKVDKIRGMNIVVVTTAKTDEEARELLRLLGMPFRGM from the coding sequence ATGGCGAGATTAAAAGAGTATTACAGAAGAGAAGTGGTTCCAGCTCTTATAAAAAAGTTTGGTTATAAGAACCCCATGGAGGTTCCTCGTTTGGAGAAAATAGTGATCAACATGGGGTTAGGTGAGGCAATCCAAAATCCTAAGGTGCTGGACATAGCATCTCAAGAATTGGCAAGTATAACTGGGCAAAAGCCGATCATTACGAAAGCCAAAAAATCGATATCAACTTTTAAGCTTCGGAAAGGTATGTCAATTGGATGCTGTGTTACATTGAGGCGCGACAGGATGTATGAATTTTTCGACCGTCTTGTTAACTTTAGTCTGCCACGGGTTAGGGACTTCAGGGGTATTTCTCCTCGTTCCTTTGATGGGAGAGGTAGTTTCGCAATGGGAATCAGGGAGCAGATAATTTTCCCAGAAATTGACTATGATAAGGTCGACAAAATCAGGGGTATGAATATAGTGGTTGTTACTACGGCTAAAACAGACGAGGAGGCACGAGAGTTACTCCGTCTGTTGGGTATGCCTTTCAGAGGCATGTGA
- a CDS encoding type Z 30S ribosomal protein S14 encodes MAKKSLIAKAKRKPKFSVRAYNRCPLCGRPRAYYRKFKMCRICLRQRALKGEIPGVIKASW; translated from the coding sequence GTGGCGAAAAAATCATTGATAGCAAAGGCAAAGAGAAAACCTAAGTTTTCGGTTCGAGCTTATAATAGATGTCCTTTGTGTGGAAGACCTCGGGCTTACTACAGGAAGTTTAAGATGTGTCGAATTTGTCTTAGGCAACGTGCACTAAAAGGTGAAATACCTGGGGTAATTAAGGCTAGTTGGTGA
- the rpsH gene encoding 30S ribosomal protein S8: MAVTDPIADMLTRIRNANRAFFKSVDVQMSRMNCSIADALKRSGFIDGYEKCLDEKKHEMLRIYLRYYNGKKQVISGLKRISKPGRRIYVRCDEIPRVMNGLGIAILSTSKGILTDDEARKARVGGELLCQVW, from the coding sequence ATGGCAGTTACTGATCCTATCGCGGATATGTTGACAAGAATTCGCAATGCGAATCGGGCGTTTTTTAAGAGTGTGGATGTGCAAATGTCGAGAATGAATTGTTCAATTGCTGATGCTCTGAAACGTAGTGGTTTCATTGACGGTTATGAAAAATGCCTGGACGAAAAGAAACACGAGATGCTTAGGATATATCTCAGGTACTATAATGGTAAAAAGCAGGTTATCAGTGGTCTGAAGCGCATAAGCAAACCTGGTAGAAGAATCTACGTGAGATGTGATGAGATTCCGAGGGTCATGAACGGCTTAGGCATAGCTATATTGTCTACATCCAAAGGGATTTTGACCGATGATGAGGCTAGAAAGGCACGCGTAGGTGGTGAGCTCTTATGCCAGGTTTGGTGA
- the rplF gene encoding 50S ribosomal protein L6 yields the protein MSRIGKKPIELPPGVQVTRQNGCIKVAGPKGTLHYNIPRGIEVRQEDNKLVVECVTSDRKGKALHGLARTLIANMVTGVTVGYEKALEISGVGYRAELGQGVLKLSLGYSHPIEYRIPEGISIRIDRQVNIVVSGIDKELVGRVAAEIRAFKEPEPYKGKGIKYVGEKIIRKAGKTAGSR from the coding sequence ATGTCCAGAATTGGTAAAAAACCAATTGAGTTACCACCGGGAGTTCAAGTTACTAGACAGAATGGATGTATAAAGGTAGCGGGGCCTAAAGGTACTTTGCACTATAATATTCCCCGTGGCATAGAAGTTAGACAGGAGGATAACAAACTTGTGGTGGAATGTGTCACCTCGGACAGGAAGGGAAAGGCGCTACACGGGCTAGCTAGAACCTTGATTGCAAATATGGTTACCGGAGTGACTGTGGGTTATGAGAAGGCTTTGGAAATTTCAGGGGTGGGGTACAGAGCTGAACTGGGGCAAGGTGTGTTGAAGTTGAGCCTGGGTTATTCCCATCCTATTGAGTACCGGATCCCCGAGGGAATTAGTATTCGTATTGATAGACAGGTAAATATTGTCGTCTCGGGGATTGACAAGGAGCTGGTTGGGCGTGTAGCTGCAGAAATACGGGCTTTTAAGGAGCCTGAGCCTTACAAAGGTAAGGGTATAAAGTATGTAGGTGAAAAGATAATACGCAAGGCAGGAAAAACTGCGGGCTCGAGGTAA
- the rplR gene encoding 50S ribosomal protein L18 encodes MATKRLEKVRKIREKREARVRSKIRGTVLRPRLSVFRSAKHIYVQAIADDIGNTLAAASTLSKELRDRIVGLKKTEAAREVGRLVAEKLLARGIEKVVFDRGRFKYHGRVKALAEGARQGGLKF; translated from the coding sequence TTGGCAACGAAAAGGTTGGAAAAGGTTAGAAAGATTAGAGAAAAGAGAGAAGCGCGAGTTAGAAGTAAAATACGGGGAACTGTTTTGCGTCCAAGATTATCTGTTTTTCGGAGTGCGAAACATATTTATGTTCAGGCTATTGCGGATGATATAGGCAATACACTTGCCGCGGCTTCCACCCTCAGCAAGGAGTTGAGGGATAGGATTGTGGGTTTGAAGAAAACTGAAGCGGCGAGGGAAGTGGGACGCCTGGTAGCGGAGAAGTTATTGGCACGGGGTATTGAAAAGGTGGTTTTTGACAGAGGTCGTTTTAAGTATCACGGAAGAGTAAAGGCCTTAGCTGAGGGAGCACGACAAGGAGGGCTTAAATTTTGA